GCCGCAGGGGAACGCGAAGACCGCCTGGGAGAAATTTCCGTGGTAAACGGCGAACAGAAACGCGGAGCCGACGATCGCAAACCCGTCGCCGAACGCGCGCAGCCCCTGCAGCACGGCCCCGCGGAAAATCAGTTCTTCCGTCAGCGGCGGGATGACGGACATCGCAAAGAAAAACAGGACGCTTACCGCCGGGTCGCCGTTCAACGGAAGATCCGGGATGGAGCCGCTGAAGCCCATCCTTTGTTCCAGGGCGATCACAAAGTCCGCGGGAAGGTTTGAAAGCGTGCAGATCGACGTGCCGAACAGGACGTACGCCACAGCCGTGAGCGGGCGGACGTGCTCGAACGGAAGCACCGCTTCCGCCCGGATTCCGCGGATCGCCCAGTAGAAAAACACGGGGAGGGAAAGCCCCGCGATATAAATCGCATTGTGCGCCAGGTACGACAGGACCGGCGGGTATCCGTTGAACAGGCTGTTTGAGCCGCTCTGCAGATCCATGCTTCCCAGAAAAAGGGACGATATGCCGGTCAGGAAAAGCAGGAAGGCTTCGATGCCGACGAGCAGCAGGCAGAGGGCGTTCGCCTCTTTGCGCAGCGAGCGCTTTTCCTGCGCCGCGGCCTGGCCGCCGTAGTATAGCGGGAAATCATATCCGTGGAATGGGGGTGGATACTGCATGATCATTTCTCCTTATGCTCAAAAGCCCCGCGTGCAGCGGGGAGCCGGCGAAAGCGGCGGACCTGCATGGGAATCAGCCTGCGGAGCCGCAGAAACGCGTTTCTTGACGTTTATTGTACCATAAAATCCGGTAAAAAGTAAGAGGGATGCCGCTTTTATTTCACGGCATCCCTTTTGTCCCAATGATTTCGAAAAAGCGGGCGCGTTCTCCCGTTAAAGGTGAAAAAAGCAAGGA
This window of the Ruminococcaceae bacterium BL-6 genome carries:
- a CDS encoding CPBP family intramembrane metalloprotease domain-containing protein, with translation MQYPPPFHGYDFPLYYGGQAAAQEKRSLRKEANALCLLLVGIEAFLLFLTGISSLFLGSMDLQSGSNSLFNGYPPVLSYLAHNAIYIAGLSLPVFFYWAIRGIRAEAVLPFEHVRPLTAVAYVLFGTSICTLSNLPADFVIALEQRMGFSGSIPDLPLNGDPAVSVLFFFAMSVIPPLTEELIFRGAVLQGLRAFGDGFAIVGSAFLFAVYHGNFSQAVFAFPCGLVMAFAVVKTGNLWVSVAIHFLNNGISVALELIQYHMGHNIPALFNYYFVVSVVLGLAALIYLSVRDHSLFNLKRPASLLRPSQKFGTLVWNVGGVILLSLSLISAFYMLTSY